TGCAACACGTTCTAAATTACAAAATCGCGAGTGAGATGCGTCAATGTTCATCTGTGTTTACACTTTAACAGCAGCAGctaaaacatttctttctttacattcaACCATATGTGTGTTAATGTGTGCACAGGGCAGATCCAGTTtatatgatacatatataccactGAACACCGCTGAGCATTTGACATTCAACCAGAACTCTGCATTCCTCTCAGCGTGGAAGGATGCTGctctcacctctctctctctccttgaTCATTTCTACAAGTCCTCTTATTTGATGCTTTACCCTCCAGGCTGAGGAAAAGAGGAGATGAGTGATTATGAATTATGGAACAGCTCAGTCGTGTTCTTGAGAACAGGGCAATATATCGGGGCGGTCTTTTCGCCTTTATCTCTCAGTCTTTGGTTTCCAGGTTGAGGGGTGGTACTTGCTTGAGTGCCTGAAGGAGAGCAGGAGAGTCCATGGGGGTCTGAGATATGGCTGGGGCCGGAGAACCTCCCCGGGGAGACAGCACAAGCTGAGGTGGGCCGGGCCTTTCACTGGGTATGGTAGGTGATGAGCTGCTCATGCCAGGGTAGAGCATTGGCATGGCCCCAGGGTACCAGCATTTCTCAAGCATTGGTAGGTAAGCTGCAGCAGAGGGTGGAATGAGGTAGAAAGGCATGCAGAGGGGATGTGGAGGAGGGGGTGGGTGGTTAGGGGATGCACTCATGTAACTTCCATATCCGCTAGAGGATGAAGAAGTTGATGATTCTCCGCCTGAGAGCAGCTCATCCTCAGACGACTCCACACGGGCTCGTTTGTGGCGCGGCTCGTCATCCTCCTGCTTGATGCTGGAGTTCTGCCTGTCAGCCAGCAGTCGCTTCTGCTGGCTCTCGTGAATGTAATAATCTGGATGTCCCTGCGGTGCCCCAGATTCGGTTTTCTCAAGCTCTCCTCCATAGCCACTGTCTGTGTCTGTATCACTGCCGCTCTGCTCGCTGCTTGGTGAAGCGTACACCCGCTGGATGACGGGCACACAGTTCCTCCCATAGCCCTCGCTGGGCTTAGGGGCTAAGCTGGGAGACATTTCTTTATGAGGTTGGTAGGCAGGGATTTCCTCGGGTCGAGGGCTAAGAGGGGTGTGGGGTCGGGCTGGACTGTGCAGCACCTCTACAGCTAACTTGTGAATGTGGCTGATGACGTGGGATGGGGTGAAGTCTCCATCAGTCTTGTGATTAGCGAGATACTGGAGAATTTCCTTGGCACACATGTGGAAGCCAGAGCAGAACATCTCCTCTGACTTCTCCTGGCTGATGGGAGGCTGCTCTATAAACACATAAGGAAACAACACACTCAGAAATCTGATATAGACTGTGACCTTCTGTAAACAGCTGTAAGTGAAGTTACTTTTCAGTGGTGCAATTCTGCATTCATCTGCGTAATTTGCATTCTGTCTAACAAACCCATCCTGCTCCTCATGTGTGTTTGTTCGTGCGTGTGCAAAAATGATCTGCAGCTCACCGATTTGCATGCCGTTCTGAAGAGCAAggatcttctgctgctgctgctcaagaAGAGAGGTAAGGGCTTTCACGTGCTTGAGCGTAAGCTCTAAAACCACAGCCTTCTCCAGATGGCCCAGAGTCTAATGGAGAGACACGCACACAGTCAGCATATCCTCACCTCTTATATAACACGCAGAAACCAAGCAGAAACACATGTACACATCACCACATGTGATTACTCTGAAATAATTTACAAGACACGAATTTATGGAAATGTCATTTGCATTAAGGAAATCAACACTTTGAatgtaactttttaaaatatacactCGAAACAACAGAATCTAACAAGAGCACATTCTCTTTAACGTGGGCCGTCATCGGCATTAGCTGCTGACGCACTCAACAAAGATGTGATACCACTAAACAGCCACTAGATGGTGCGTGCCGCTCAATACAGCCAATCCCATTAACCCTCTCACCTACACTATGAACTTACAGTTAGTTTCAGGTGCTCGGGTAATAGATCTTTTAACTGGGCGATGCATTCGTTTATCCGGTCACGTCTTTTCTTCTCAATGAGTCTGTGAGGCAGCTTGTAGGTTTCCTAAGagaataaacagaaatattGCGTAAATTTAAGTGAAACGAGAGCACACAGTTCTCCATGACCAGAGGCAGATACACCGATAGGGAGGAATCCAGGAGTTATGTCATAGTAGAAACTAGGTCAACCATTTATGGGACTATAGACCAACTCCTAGTATAATTCCTGGATATTTGAGCTCTATGGTTATTACTTAAGTTTAccaatttgcaataaacagccacaaacacgaacacacacacacatacacatagaacGGACCTTGCTCTCTTCTCCTCGCTTCATTCCCCGCCTGGGTTTATAAACATACATTGGGAAATCCATcctaaagaaacacaaaaagagcGCACGAGTAAGGAATCAGGTCATTTTGACGGTAAAGTGCACAAAACTATACATTAGGTGCATTTTAGGTGGAGGTTAAAAAGGGGGGGACACAGTCTGGGAAAGCTACATCTCGAAAGTATAACTTACCCCTGCACGTCTGACAGTTCAGCCTGATGTTTGGACAGAGGGGGTGGTTGCGCGCTTGGAATTCGCTCCATTCTTTGTATTCCAATTTTGCTGTCAAAACCGAGGTACTCTTCCAAAAGCACTCAGAAATAAATACGCATTTATTTACGCGCTCTATCAGCACTTGCAAAGCaatttgtaaataaaaaaagaaatgataaaaTGCAACGAAAAATGCGCAGAATGCGtcaaaaaaaggtttaaattgtttaataatttgtcattttttaaaaaaacaaaacgctgTAAAGTTAGTTCCTGCGATCTCCACGCCGTGGTCCCGCAGCGGTGAGGAAGTCAAGCCTTGGTGGCGCGCTGGGAAAGTGGGGGAGGACAGAACGAGGAGTTAAATAAACCCTCTGACTCTCCGCTCAGACTGATCTACCTCTGTCACATGAGGCTCACGTGTTAAACGGCGCTGTATCCTCGGCGAAAGGACTGCCCACTCCCTACAGATGAGGAGCCTCAGTGGGCGGACGACGGATGACGTCAGAGCGTAGGGCGGGGCATGACCGATCCCGTGTACCACCATGCTGAAGTGTATGGAAACAAGGCTGTGCGCCGGGGAACGTGCTGGCAGTGAACCATCGCAGGAGTTCAACAAACCCGAACCTCGCGAGGCGAGTCGGTGTGGTACCTACtaccgtttaaaaaaaaaaaaaaaaaaaaaaaaaagggaacacaataaaattaaaagagtgTAAATCGAGCAGTTAAAGGCACACAATCTCACGTACGACTGCAAAATAGCAAAAAATATCGGAATATTTCATCAAGGGCAATAAAGACACTTTAAGCAGCTTTTCAAACGTCACGAGCGCTACACTAAAGGATAAAAGTTCACTTTATTAATCATTAATCTCATGGAGACAAACAGCTTATTGAATCTGCAGAAGAGGAAAGAATGAAATTGTCTCGTGTATCGATCTGTTTGCAGAACGGTTCGGTCACGGTGGGAGAACCACGTGCACCTGTGCGTGGACGGCTGTGTGGAGTCCGTGTTTACTGTCATGAGGCAGTGCCGTCTGTCACGTTGATCTCCTCATGGCCCCGGGAGCCTGCTGAGCGCGCGCGGGGCACATCCAGCTCATCCAGGCACACGGCGGCTGCACCTGTCCGCTGCAGGCTGCAGGCACACTTTTAAAACGTGCTTCTTCATTGATTGCATTACTCGCAGAAAAACGAAACGGTATACAAGGACTGATGTGACGACATTTACATTGCAAACAGGATTTTGCtcatatttttgcatttactaAAAATATCCTCAAGAACTCTCATGTAATGTTAAAATAAGCAGCaaggtacttttttttttctctcacgcAAGAGTAGCTCATAAAATGAGGtttgatgatgattttaacaaACTTAATACACAAGGGTATTTCCACATTTAATAGGAATAATAGGGGTCAGCTGCAGCTTAAGGAACGGAAATATGAGAACACACCAACATTCAGTAGGTGTCACATGTCAGACGAAAACAGGAACGACAGCAGTGGCATTTTGGGGTCACTCAGCAACATACAAGACATGAAAATCATAAATTGTTCATCTCGTAGTTAAAGACACTTCAAATTCAAGGCACATTATGAAACCACTGTGAAAGAGGTTTAGGGTTTTCCCAGTTTTCACACCTTCTTTttaacacagcagcagcacatttagTAAAATCTATGGAGAATCAGATGAAGTCGTGCAcgtttttgtgggtttttttacattatgAAGCTTGTTGCATTTTAATCAGTTGTTTTAGTCcttctgacaaaaacaaaaaactaaacacgATTACTGTGTTTAAGAGCTCATTTTGTCTCCCTGCCTTGCTGCTAAAAGCACGCTTGAACTGTCCGATCTTTCTTATctagcaaaagaaaaagaaagttgcAGATGCCAAACATGCATTCATAACATCAGAAGGCATTAGCTCTGAAAGTTTCACTTAAATGACACAAATTTTAAAAGAATCCCGAGTAAACAGATGTTTCATTGTTTCAGATAATCAGGATCCTTCACAGTAACTGGTAACAGTCTTTATTTCCACTAAAACCCTCCAGAATCTCTCGTCCTGTGACCACATCAGTGATTTTATCAGCTGTTCCTAGATACTTTTCCTAGACTTTGGTGAAGTGGGGCTCAGTGATTGGAAAACAACCATAATGCCGGTCACATCCCAAACTTTTATAAATAACCATAACGATGGAAAGCACCCTACAGGCAGTCTGGGAACATGTAACACAAGTACACcctgttttttgggttttgtaATGTAATGATGCTTTTTCCTCTTACAAAAATGTTTGAGCTTTAGGTaacaaaaatattgttttttatgtgATACTGTGAAACAACTGAGAGAATGTCAAAGGCTTTTTCAACAGCTTTTTAGGTGACAATATATCAATGACAAATAGAGACGAACACTCTCTTAATCTGAAGTGTATATTTAGAAACCTTACTTGTCACTGTGCAAAGGTCTTGACTCTCACCCCTCATTTCGTTATAGTTTAATCCAACAGCCtggctttcttgtaattttaatAAAAGTGGTCATGAGTAGTATTTTTCAGGCTTTCTGCAGGTCTTTGGAAATTTTTTgatttggacattggctgctttttcactccttTTCAGTCTACTCCTTATACCTGTCCATTTTAAGAGACATTTGACACTTAAGACTGACCTATCAATCATTCATGTGTAAAGGCACTAACGCGAGACATGAACCAGTGTTGCGTCTTCACACAACAAACAGCATAGAAAGGAacccattttaaattgtatttttatgcaGTGTTATGAGCAGtgcatccaaaaaaaaaaaaaaaaaaacccagttaatttgttgcaatttcttCAAGTTTAAAGTTGAATTTATAAAAATTCCACAGATAACAGTTTGACAAGCAACAAGTGGGATTTTTGCACCAACAGAATGATCCCCAAGAGCTATTACATGGAAATTTgaagaaactggacaagtgaagGGCAAAAGGAGAAGTGCCAGgcctaaaacaacaacaacaaaaaagcaccatcagagtttgatccacCTTGCAATGCTATTTGGAAAGTGTCAGATTAGcaacggcttcatttttcagcgtGACAATGATGCCAAACACACTGcgagtgcagtaaaagcatacctggatagaaaacacTCAGTGGAAGACTATCAGCCATGGACtgacctccccagagcccggacctcaagaTTATTGAACCAGTGTGAGCTGACAGAGAACAGGATAAAAGGCAGCCaaaatccaaagaagagctttgaatgtccttcaaaaagcctggagaactattcctgaagactacttcaaGAAATTCCAATAaggcttgcctaagagagttgaAAATAAAGGtgttcataccaaatattgacttgcAAACTTGTTACGATTGTACAAACTATGTTTTTGTCTCAGATACtgcatttctgtgtgtttgctgcTATAAATAGCTGTAACCATTTCTCATTTTcctaacaaaatataaagaaattaaggGTGGCGCAATACTTTTGTGCAGTACTGTTCAATTTCAATGTTCAATGCAAATACAGGAAGCCACACAAATTTTAAACTCTATAAATATTCTGCCTGTAGAAGGATGAAGTACAAAAAGATCAAATGAAGCCTACAAATGTGCAACCCATATACGCGCAGACATTTCCCCATGCTGTATGATAATTGAAGAAGTGCACTTCCTCATTTTTAGAGGACTTCGGATAAGAGATAATCTGCGGCAATTCCCGATTATGACTTCTGcatgttgcatttttttcaaGCTCACTGCAGTATCAAAGTGCATGGCTGTGACTTAGGGAATTACCAGA
This genomic interval from Oreochromis niloticus isolate F11D_XX linkage group LG5, O_niloticus_UMD_NMBU, whole genome shotgun sequence contains the following:
- the LOC100703692 gene encoding class E basic helix-loop-helix protein 40 — protein: MERIPSAQPPPLSKHQAELSDVQGMDFPMYVYKPRRGMKRGEESKETYKLPHRLIEKKRRDRINECIAQLKDLLPEHLKLTTLGHLEKAVVLELTLKHVKALTSLLEQQQQKILALQNGMQIEQPPISQEKSEEMFCSGFHMCAKEILQYLANHKTDGDFTPSHVISHIHKLAVEVLHSPARPHTPLSPRPEEIPAYQPHKEMSPSLAPKPSEGYGRNCVPVIQRVYASPSSEQSGSDTDTDSGYGGELEKTESGAPQGHPDYYIHESQQKRLLADRQNSSIKQEDDEPRHKRARVESSEDELLSGGESSTSSSSSGYGSYMSASPNHPPPPPHPLCMPFYLIPPSAAAYLPMLEKCWYPGAMPMLYPGMSSSSPTIPSERPGPPQLVLSPRGGSPAPAISQTPMDSPALLQALKQVPPLNLETKD